In Heliomicrobium undosum, the following proteins share a genomic window:
- a CDS encoding nickel-dependent hydrogenase large subunit, with protein sequence MAERIVVDPITRIEGHLRVEAKVEGGKIIDAASTGTMIRGIEIIARDRDPRDVWALVQRICGVCTTTHALTSIRAVEDALQIRVPKNAELIRKIMLAVIHIHDHVVHFYHLHAPDWVDVPNALQADPMRTAELAQSISRWPKSTAGYFRDVQDKLKAFVSNGQLGIFANAYWGHPAYKLPPEANLMAVAHYLEALDWQKEIVKIHTVFGGKNPHPNYLVGGMASAINIDGDNAINIERFNLVSKLIDEALEFVLEVYLPDLLAIASFYKDTAAYGGGLGNYLCFGDFSTAPNNDPSGFLLPRGAILNKNLSEVLDVDPRDPQQILEYTDHSWYENSKNGLHPWEGETSLKYTGPKTPYKTLDETGSFDKPYSWVKSPRWKGHAMEVGPLARMLVGYAKKDAPSHAFIKDEIDKALGGLGVGVEALFSTLGRTAARGIESKLCAVWLKQFFNELIANVKAGDQKTFNQEKWEPSTWPKESKGVGLTEAPRGALSHWVHIKDGKVANYQCVVPSTWNASPKDLKGQHGAYEASLLGVPMAKADQPVELLRTIHSFDPCLACAAHIIDTETQQTTKVEILR encoded by the coding sequence CAGCACCGGCACCATGATTCGGGGCATTGAAATCATCGCCCGGGATCGGGATCCCCGTGATGTCTGGGCGCTTGTCCAACGTATCTGCGGCGTTTGCACCACCACCCATGCCCTTACCTCGATCCGGGCGGTGGAAGACGCCTTACAGATTCGCGTCCCGAAAAATGCCGAACTGATCAGAAAGATTATGTTGGCGGTCATCCATATTCACGATCACGTCGTTCACTTCTATCATCTCCATGCGCCGGATTGGGTTGACGTCCCCAACGCGCTGCAGGCTGATCCGATGCGGACAGCCGAATTGGCGCAGAGCATCTCCCGCTGGCCCAAGTCGACGGCCGGCTACTTCCGCGATGTGCAAGACAAATTGAAGGCTTTCGTGTCCAATGGTCAACTTGGCATCTTTGCCAACGCCTATTGGGGGCATCCCGCCTATAAACTGCCGCCAGAGGCCAACCTGATGGCTGTGGCTCACTACCTGGAAGCGCTCGACTGGCAGAAAGAGATCGTCAAAATCCACACCGTCTTCGGCGGCAAAAATCCGCATCCGAATTATCTGGTCGGCGGCATGGCCTCGGCCATCAACATCGACGGCGACAACGCGATCAATATTGAACGATTCAACCTTGTCAGCAAGCTCATCGACGAAGCCCTGGAATTTGTACTGGAGGTCTACCTGCCCGATCTGCTTGCCATTGCCTCGTTTTATAAAGATACGGCCGCCTATGGCGGCGGTTTGGGCAACTACCTTTGCTTCGGCGATTTTTCCACAGCCCCGAACAACGACCCTTCGGGATTTCTCCTGCCCCGAGGCGCCATTCTCAACAAAAACCTCTCAGAAGTGCTTGACGTCGATCCCCGTGATCCCCAACAGATCCTGGAGTACACGGATCATTCCTGGTACGAGAATTCGAAGAACGGTCTCCATCCCTGGGAAGGAGAGACTAGCCTCAAATACACCGGTCCGAAGACGCCCTATAAGACCCTGGATGAGACCGGCTCCTTCGATAAACCCTACTCCTGGGTCAAATCGCCCCGTTGGAAAGGGCATGCCATGGAAGTGGGGCCGCTGGCGCGGATGCTCGTGGGCTATGCTAAGAAAGATGCGCCTTCCCATGCCTTCATCAAGGACGAGATAGACAAGGCCCTTGGGGGTCTCGGTGTCGGCGTCGAGGCGCTCTTCTCCACACTGGGAAGGACGGCGGCTCGCGGCATCGAGTCGAAGCTCTGCGCCGTGTGGCTGAAGCAGTTTTTCAATGAATTGATCGCCAATGTCAAAGCGGGAGACCAGAAGACCTTTAATCAAGAAAAATGGGAACCCTCCACATGGCCGAAAGAGAGCAAGGGTGTGGGACTGACAGAAGCGCCCCGGGGCGCTTTGAGCCACTGGGTGCACATCAAAGACGGCAAGGTTGCCAACTATCAGTGTGTCGTGCCTAGCACATGGAACGCTTCTCCGAAGGATCTGAAAGGCCAACATGGCGCCTATGAGGCCTCTCTGCTGGGTGTTCCCATGGCCAAGGCAGACCAGCCTGTGGAATTGTTGCGGACGATTCACTCCTTTGATCCTTGTCTTGCTTGCGCCGCCCACATCATCGATACGGAAACCCAGCAAACGACAAAGGTGGAAATCCTGCGCTAA